A genomic region of Lysinibacillus sp. 2017 contains the following coding sequences:
- the recX gene encoding recombination regulator RecX, translated as MQVITKIARQKNNKERYNIYLNEQYAFPVDEGTLIKFGLQKGKVLEQIEIDEIQYEDEIAKAFNKALGFLSFQMRSEHEVKTKLLQAGHGEAVVQEALYKLTNLGFLNDESFSKALLETRKRTAKKGPAAIRQDLKQKGIDKGLQEQVLETFSHDEQLKLAMELAEKAVRSSQNKTPSQVKQKIQDVLLRKGYSFAVAKEILEKIKLERQEDEWPALIESQGEKVWRKYASKFTSSGLHQKVKQALYQKGFPIAVINDFIEQKEQEQNE; from the coding sequence ATGCAAGTCATTACGAAAATTGCACGTCAAAAAAACAATAAAGAGCGCTACAATATTTATCTAAACGAACAATATGCTTTTCCAGTAGATGAAGGTACCCTTATAAAATTCGGCTTGCAAAAAGGCAAAGTACTTGAGCAAATCGAAATAGATGAAATACAATATGAAGATGAAATCGCCAAGGCATTTAATAAAGCACTAGGTTTCTTAAGCTTTCAAATGCGTAGTGAGCATGAAGTGAAAACAAAGCTTCTGCAAGCAGGGCATGGTGAAGCAGTTGTACAAGAAGCGCTATATAAATTAACGAACTTAGGCTTTTTAAATGATGAAAGCTTTTCAAAGGCATTACTGGAAACTAGAAAGCGCACGGCCAAAAAGGGTCCAGCTGCCATTAGACAAGATTTAAAGCAAAAAGGAATCGATAAAGGCTTACAAGAGCAAGTACTCGAAACCTTTAGCCATGATGAGCAGTTGAAGCTCGCGATGGAATTGGCAGAAAAAGCAGTCCGATCGAGTCAAAATAAAACACCCTCACAGGTGAAACAAAAAATACAAGATGTATTGCTACGTAAAGGATATTCGTTTGCAGTTGCAAAGGAAATACTAGAGAAAATTAAGCTAGAACGTCAAGAAGATGAGTGGCCGGCACTAATCGAAAGCCAGGGTGAAAAAGTTTGGCGTAAATATGCTTCAAAGTTTACAAGCTCTGGACTGCATCAAAAAGTAAAGCAAGCTCTTTATCAAAAGGGATTTCCAATAGCAGTAATTAATGATTTTATCGAACAGAAGGAGCAAGAACAAAATGAATGA
- a CDS encoding carboxypeptidase yields MKNFLFVAVTFIICYFGLSWLGGLIFASETDSSTTSVSSLQAAVTFGGVNYLNVFIYIILSMIVTTIVFFSAKSRRSN; encoded by the coding sequence ATGAAAAACTTTCTTTTTGTAGCAGTTACTTTTATCATTTGTTATTTCGGGCTTTCATGGTTAGGTGGATTAATTTTTGCGAGTGAAACTGACAGTTCAACAACTTCAGTGAGTTCGTTACAAGCAGCCGTTACATTCGGTGGTGTGAACTACTTAAACGTATTCATATACATAATTTTATCAATGATTGTAACCACAATCGTATTCTTTTCAGCAAAAAGCAGACGTTCAAACTAA
- a CDS encoding YfhH family protein → MNEVTYSAMTEQELRQEIANLRERARKSEQLGIVNEYAVYERKALLAEAYLVDLSTIIPGEMYRITGSPGDFFQVDYLKGRFAWGHRLGSDRFEEALPVSILRPMKEGK, encoded by the coding sequence ATGAATGAAGTAACTTATAGCGCTATGACAGAACAAGAATTACGTCAAGAAATTGCGAACTTACGTGAAAGAGCACGCAAATCAGAACAGCTAGGTATCGTTAACGAATACGCAGTTTATGAACGCAAAGCCTTATTAGCAGAAGCTTATTTAGTAGATTTATCAACAATTATTCCAGGTGAAATGTACCGTATTACGGGTTCACCAGGCGATTTTTTCCAAGTGGATTATTTAAAAGGGCGTTTTGCATGGGGGCACCGTTTAGGCTCAGATCGTTTTGAAGAAGCATTACCTGTTTCAATTTTACGACCAATGAAGGAAGGGAAGTAA
- a CDS encoding 2,3-butanediol dehydrogenase codes for MKAARWYKAKDIRVEQIEEPQVTAGRVKIEVAWTGICGSDLHEYIAGPIFVPVDAPHPVSKDIAPIVMGHEFSGTVVEIGEGVSSVKVGDQVVVEPILACGECAACKKGKYNICKHLGFHGLSGGGGGFSEFTVVDERWVHKMPESLSLEQGALVEPAAVALHAVRMSKLKAGDKAVVFGVGPIGLLVIEALKVAGASEIYAVELSKERGAKALELGATAIINPAQEADVVGKIQQLTNGGADVAFEVTGVPVVLKQAIDSTSFEGETIIVSIWEKEASIQPNNIVLSERSVKGIIAYRDIFPAVMHLMTQGYFPADKLVTKRITLDEVVTEGFETLVNDKNQIKILVASK; via the coding sequence ATGAAAGCAGCACGTTGGTATAAAGCAAAAGATATTCGAGTAGAACAAATCGAAGAACCACAAGTAACAGCTGGTCGTGTAAAAATTGAAGTGGCATGGACAGGTATTTGTGGTAGCGATCTACATGAATATATTGCTGGACCAATCTTCGTACCAGTAGATGCACCACATCCAGTGAGTAAAGATATTGCCCCTATAGTTATGGGTCATGAGTTTTCAGGTACAGTAGTAGAAATTGGTGAAGGTGTTTCTTCTGTAAAAGTAGGAGATCAAGTCGTTGTTGAGCCGATTTTAGCTTGCGGTGAATGCGCTGCATGTAAAAAAGGAAAGTATAATATTTGTAAGCATTTAGGATTCCACGGTTTATCTGGTGGTGGTGGTGGATTCTCTGAATTTACAGTAGTTGATGAGCGTTGGGTTCACAAAATGCCAGAAAGTCTATCATTAGAACAAGGCGCATTAGTAGAGCCAGCAGCCGTTGCTTTACATGCTGTACGTATGAGTAAATTAAAAGCTGGTGACAAAGCGGTTGTATTCGGTGTAGGCCCAATTGGATTATTAGTAATCGAAGCATTAAAGGTTGCCGGTGCTTCTGAAATTTATGCAGTTGAATTATCAAAAGAGCGCGGTGCAAAAGCATTAGAACTTGGCGCGACAGCTATTATTAACCCTGCACAAGAAGCAGATGTTGTCGGTAAAATTCAACAATTAACAAATGGTGGTGCGGACGTAGCATTCGAAGTTACTGGTGTACCCGTTGTATTAAAACAAGCAATCGATTCTACTTCATTTGAAGGTGAAACGATTATCGTTTCGATTTGGGAAAAAGAAGCTTCGATTCAGCCAAACAATATCGTGTTATCAGAGCGTAGCGTAAAAGGAATTATCGCATACCGTGATATTTTCCCTGCAGTTATGCACTTAATGACACAAGGTTACTTCCCTGCTGACAAGCTTGTTACTAAACGCATTACATTAGATGAAGTTGTAACAGAAGGCTTCGAAACATTAGTAAATGACAAAAACCAAATTAAAATCTTAGTTGCTTCTAAATAA
- a CDS encoding MFS transporter, giving the protein MSYNQRRFLILVIIVSISGFSQGMLLPLISVIFERDGVSSILNGMNATGLYIGTLLISPFIEQPLRKYGYKPIIILGGAVVFVSLFLFPLWKSVMFWFVLRMLIGIGDHALHFATQTWITSATPAHKLGRSMSIYGISFGLGFAVGPLFVQLIKISESLPFIVSSALCLVAWSLVFFVKNEKPEALVGDANETGFTRYKLAIKYGWVAFLPPFVYGFLESSLNALFPVYALRKSFDLEFVSVILAAFSVGAIAMQFPLGTLGDKIGRRKVITGGLILGSVFFFIGNLLEYSQILVAVIFLIGGMCVGSMFSLGITYMADLTPKQLLPTGNLLCGIFFSLGSLSGPLLGGLYLDVFPDNGFLVLVSLMLLAVGLIVLLSGKNRKLIA; this is encoded by the coding sequence ATGAGTTACAATCAACGAAGATTTTTAATTTTAGTTATTATCGTATCGATATCAGGTTTTTCACAAGGGATGCTGTTACCACTCATTTCCGTTATTTTTGAAAGAGATGGTGTATCCTCTATATTAAATGGCATGAATGCAACTGGACTTTATATTGGGACATTACTCATCTCACCATTTATTGAGCAGCCACTGCGTAAGTATGGTTATAAGCCGATTATTATACTTGGTGGGGCGGTAGTATTTGTTTCACTATTTTTATTTCCATTATGGAAAAGTGTCATGTTTTGGTTTGTGTTACGTATGTTAATCGGGATTGGTGACCACGCACTCCATTTTGCAACACAAACATGGATTACATCAGCAACGCCCGCGCATAAGCTAGGTAGAAGCATGTCGATTTACGGCATCTCGTTTGGTTTAGGCTTTGCTGTTGGCCCGTTATTTGTACAGCTAATAAAAATATCTGAAAGCTTGCCATTCATTGTTTCTTCAGCGCTTTGTTTAGTCGCATGGTCGCTTGTGTTTTTTGTGAAAAATGAAAAACCAGAAGCACTAGTAGGTGATGCCAATGAAACGGGCTTTACACGTTATAAATTGGCAATCAAATACGGATGGGTCGCATTTTTACCACCGTTTGTTTACGGATTTTTAGAATCTTCCTTAAATGCATTATTTCCTGTATATGCTTTACGTAAATCGTTTGATCTAGAGTTTGTGTCGGTCATTTTGGCGGCATTTTCTGTAGGTGCGATTGCGATGCAGTTTCCACTTGGAACGCTAGGTGATAAAATCGGACGGCGAAAAGTCATTACCGGAGGCCTCATTTTGGGCAGTGTATTTTTCTTCATAGGGAATCTGCTTGAGTACTCCCAAATACTTGTTGCGGTCATTTTCTTAATCGGAGGTATGTGCGTAGGTTCGATGTTCTCGTTAGGAATTACATATATGGCGGATTTAACGCCAAAACAACTACTACCAACTGGAAATTTACTGTGTGGAATTTTCTTTAGTTTAGGTAGTTTAAGTGGCCCGCTTTTAGGTGGATTGTATTTAGATGTATTTCCTGACAATGGCTTCTTAGTTTTAGTTTCACTGATGCTACTAGCTGTCGGACTCATTGTCCTGTTAAGTGGAAAAAATAGAAAATTAATAGCGTAA
- a CDS encoding YfhJ family protein produces METLYEKLTQQLVEKNPELPIGRARTWVELLCSDFESTSAKAGMDYRGAEYTAKLVSQLIESYGDKLHLFAAKNPKYAHLLNDSEDTVN; encoded by the coding sequence ATGGAAACATTATACGAAAAGTTAACGCAGCAATTGGTAGAAAAAAATCCTGAATTACCGATTGGACGCGCTCGAACTTGGGTGGAGCTATTATGCAGTGACTTCGAATCGACTTCAGCTAAAGCTGGAATGGATTACCGAGGCGCAGAATATACAGCAAAATTAGTGAGCCAATTAATCGAAAGCTACGGGGATAAGCTACATTTATTTGCGGCGAAGAACCCGAAATATGCGCACTTATTAAATGATAGTGAAGATACAGTAAACTAA
- a CDS encoding L-cystine transporter has product MNFIVLLNVVVLALLIAFLYFLKTKHVKFSNRVFIALGLGVLLGIVLQLIYGVESDNLIETVPWYNIVGSGYVKLLQMISMPLVFISILAAFTKVTIGKNFGKSAAIILAVLIGTTAVAASLGITSALVFDLDATQIMQGDNEIARGEAMVEKSATVTTLPDQILEMFPANPFSDLTGARATSTIGVVIFAAFLGFSFLTLRRKEEETATNVKKGIDALYGLIMGVVRIILRLTPYGVLAIMARTVATSDLGAILDLGEFVIASYVALIVMFLIHLVIVALTGLSPLTYVKKVAEVLLFAFTSRSSAGALPLNIQTQTKRLGVPDGIANFAGSFGLSIGQNGCAGIYPAMLAVMIAPTVGINPLSPGFIATLILIVAISSFGVAGVGGGATFAAIIVLSAMDLPIALAGILISVEPLIDMGRTALNVSGSMVSGVVASRATHELDTEIYNQPADKAPLVQ; this is encoded by the coding sequence TTGAATTTCATAGTGCTACTTAATGTCGTTGTATTGGCATTACTTATTGCGTTTTTATATTTCTTAAAAACTAAGCATGTTAAATTTTCTAACCGCGTGTTTATTGCGTTAGGTTTAGGGGTTTTACTAGGCATAGTTTTACAATTAATCTACGGGGTTGAATCAGATAATCTGATTGAAACTGTACCTTGGTATAACATTGTTGGTTCAGGTTACGTGAAATTATTACAAATGATTTCAATGCCATTAGTATTTATCTCAATTCTAGCTGCATTCACTAAAGTAACGATTGGTAAAAACTTTGGTAAATCGGCAGCAATTATTTTAGCTGTATTAATCGGTACTACAGCTGTAGCAGCTAGTTTAGGTATTACATCTGCACTTGTATTTGATTTAGATGCAACTCAAATTATGCAAGGTGATAATGAAATTGCACGTGGTGAAGCAATGGTAGAAAAATCTGCCACAGTAACAACTTTACCTGATCAAATTTTAGAAATGTTCCCAGCAAACCCATTTTCTGATTTAACAGGTGCACGTGCAACATCAACAATTGGTGTTGTTATTTTCGCAGCATTCCTTGGATTTAGCTTTTTAACACTTCGTCGTAAAGAGGAAGAAACAGCAACAAACGTGAAAAAAGGAATCGATGCGCTATACGGTTTAATTATGGGCGTTGTACGTATCATTTTACGTTTAACTCCATATGGTGTGTTAGCAATTATGGCTCGTACTGTTGCAACATCTGACTTAGGTGCCATATTAGACTTAGGTGAATTTGTCATTGCTTCATATGTAGCATTAATTGTCATGTTCTTAATTCATTTAGTAATCGTTGCATTAACTGGTTTAAGCCCATTAACATATGTGAAAAAAGTGGCGGAAGTATTACTATTCGCGTTCACATCTCGTTCTAGTGCGGGTGCTTTACCACTTAATATTCAAACACAAACAAAACGTTTAGGTGTGCCAGATGGTATCGCAAACTTTGCAGGTTCGTTTGGTTTATCAATCGGTCAAAATGGATGTGCGGGTATATATCCTGCTATGTTAGCGGTTATGATTGCACCAACTGTAGGGATTAACCCATTATCACCAGGCTTCATTGCCACATTAATTTTAATCGTAGCAATCAGTTCATTTGGCGTAGCTGGTGTTGGTGGTGGTGCGACTTTCGCAGCAATCATCGTATTATCAGCAATGGACTTACCAATTGCATTAGCAGGTATTTTAATTTCAGTAGAGCCGTTAATCGACATGGGTCGTACAGCACTTAATGTAAGTGGATCTATGGTTTCTGGTGTTGTAGCAAGTCGCGCAACTCATGAGTTGGATACAGAAATTTATAACCAACCAGCGGATAAAGCACCTTTAGTTCAATAA
- a CDS encoding polysaccharide deacetylase family protein, producing the protein MYKQHVVGVFLVIMATFISFMTIARAEEFHWGFKPSRDGETVEIGEPLEGLLNKYGAIYKDTAEQKIVYLTFDNGYENGFTESILKTLRDEQVPATFFLTGHYLTSATDLVKTMIADGHIIGNHSYGHPNMARLSTNEMEKEWKQFDNKLHELTGIERTFYARPPEGIFNEELLKVGQTNGYRHIFWSIAFKDWLKDERRGYEYAYNALMQQLHPGAIVLMHTVAQDNAEALPKFIQDAKKQGYSFQSLDDLVLKNVDITVP; encoded by the coding sequence ATGTATAAACAGCATGTAGTCGGTGTTTTCTTAGTTATTATGGCTACTTTTATATCGTTTATGACCATTGCACGTGCCGAAGAATTCCATTGGGGATTCAAACCGAGTCGCGATGGGGAAACTGTTGAAATTGGTGAACCACTTGAAGGCCTTTTAAATAAGTACGGAGCGATTTATAAAGATACTGCCGAACAAAAAATTGTTTATTTAACATTTGATAACGGTTACGAAAATGGCTTTACTGAAAGCATTTTAAAAACGCTCCGTGATGAACAAGTTCCCGCAACCTTTTTCTTAACAGGTCATTATTTAACGAGCGCGACTGATTTAGTAAAAACAATGATTGCTGATGGTCATATTATTGGCAATCATTCTTACGGACATCCGAATATGGCGCGGCTCTCGACAAATGAAATGGAAAAAGAATGGAAACAATTTGACAACAAACTTCATGAATTAACTGGTATCGAACGCACCTTTTATGCGCGCCCACCAGAAGGGATTTTCAACGAAGAATTGTTGAAAGTAGGTCAAACGAATGGCTACCGTCATATTTTTTGGTCCATTGCATTTAAAGATTGGCTAAAAGATGAACGTAGAGGTTACGAATATGCCTATAATGCACTCATGCAACAACTGCATCCAGGCGCTATTGTTTTAATGCATACAGTCGCACAAGATAATGCAGAAGCACTTCCAAAATTCATTCAAGACGCTAAAAAACAAGGCTATTCGTTTCAATCACTCGATGATTTAGTACTGAAGAATGTGGATATCACCGTCCCCTAG
- a CDS encoding fumarate hydratase, with amino-acid sequence MAYLETLEKSLYNLITETSTNLPKDVRRAIKAAKQSENAGTRAAMTLGTITTNIVMAEDNVSPICQDTGLPTFKVYTPVGVNQIEIKKAIQTAIAAATGDAKLRPNSVDSLTGKNSGNNIGAGLPVVKFEQWENDYITIKLILKGGGCENKNIQYSLPAELEGLGRAGRDLDGIRKCILHSVWQAQGQGCSAGFIGVGIGGDRSSGYDLAKEQLFRHVEDVNPIEDLAKLEQYVVETANTFGIGTMGFGGEATLLGCKIGVMDRLPASFFVSVAYNCWAYRRMAIDINPENGEIIKWHYQEGEKITFRNEEKQDNSKNKVVELVAPITEEKIRSLNVGDVVKISGRMYTGRDAIHHHLIGEGVEAPVDLDGQIIYHCGPVMAKDEAGNWVVKAAGPTTSIREEPYQGDIMKKFGIRAVMGKGGMGPKTLKALGEHGGVYLNAIGGAAQYYADCIKSVDGVDLIEFGIPEAMWHLTVEDFTAVVTMDSHGNSLHADVEKSSLEKLASHAERVY; translated from the coding sequence ATGGCATACTTAGAAACTTTAGAAAAAAGTCTTTATAACTTAATTACAGAGACTTCTACAAACTTACCAAAAGATGTTCGTCGTGCGATTAAAGCCGCGAAGCAATCCGAAAACGCTGGTACTCGTGCAGCAATGACATTAGGCACAATTACAACAAATATCGTCATGGCGGAAGATAATGTATCTCCAATCTGTCAAGATACTGGTCTACCAACATTTAAAGTATATACTCCAGTTGGCGTAAACCAGATCGAAATTAAAAAAGCAATCCAAACTGCAATCGCTGCAGCTACTGGTGATGCGAAATTACGTCCAAACTCAGTTGATTCATTAACTGGTAAAAACTCTGGCAACAACATCGGTGCTGGTTTACCGGTCGTGAAGTTTGAACAATGGGAAAACGACTACATCACAATTAAGCTAATCCTTAAAGGTGGCGGCTGTGAAAACAAAAATATCCAATACTCACTTCCTGCAGAACTTGAAGGTTTAGGCCGCGCTGGTCGTGACTTAGACGGTATCCGTAAATGTATCTTACACTCTGTATGGCAAGCACAAGGTCAAGGCTGTTCAGCTGGTTTCATCGGTGTAGGTATCGGTGGCGACCGCTCTTCTGGATATGATCTTGCAAAAGAACAATTATTCCGTCATGTAGAAGATGTAAACCCTATCGAAGACTTAGCTAAATTAGAACAATACGTTGTTGAAACTGCTAATACATTCGGTATTGGTACAATGGGCTTCGGTGGTGAAGCTACATTACTAGGCTGTAAAATCGGTGTAATGGACCGCTTACCTGCATCATTCTTCGTATCTGTAGCGTACAATTGTTGGGCTTACCGTCGTATGGCAATTGATATCAATCCAGAAAACGGTGAAATCATCAAATGGCACTACCAAGAAGGTGAAAAAATCACTTTCCGTAACGAAGAAAAACAAGACAACTCTAAAAACAAGGTTGTTGAATTAGTTGCACCAATTACAGAAGAAAAAATTCGTTCACTTAACGTAGGTGACGTAGTTAAAATTTCTGGTCGTATGTATACTGGTCGTGACGCAATTCATCATCACTTAATCGGTGAAGGCGTTGAAGCTCCAGTAGACTTAGATGGTCAAATTATTTACCACTGTGGTCCAGTAATGGCGAAAGACGAAGCAGGCAACTGGGTTGTTAAAGCTGCTGGTCCAACAACTTCAATTCGTGAAGAACCGTACCAAGGCGACATCATGAAAAAATTTGGTATCCGCGCGGTTATGGGTAAAGGCGGTATGGGACCAAAAACACTGAAAGCTTTAGGCGAACACGGTGGTGTTTACTTAAACGCTATCGGTGGTGCGGCTCAATACTACGCTGACTGCATTAAATCAGTAGACGGTGTAGACTTAATCGAATTCGGTATTCCTGAAGCAATGTGGCACTTAACTGTTGAAGACTTCACAGCTGTTGTAACAATGGACTCTCACGGGAACTCTTTACACGCTGATGTAGAAAAATCTTCATTAGAAAAATTAGCTTCTCACGCTGAACGCGTATACTAA
- a CDS encoding TIGR01777 family oxidoreductase yields the protein MKIAISGGTGMVGRKFSELLLATGHEVIILTRGESHEARGIRYIQWLKDDAKPELQLESLDAFVNLAGVSLNDGRWTEKQKEKIYASRMDSTDEVLRIFHALQQKPRVFINASAVGIYPISETAIYTEQSPEKAHDFLGTVVQQWEQHAVEAEKLGIRTCLTRFGVILAKDEGALPMMVLPYKLGVGGTIGSGAQWISWIHVDDVARALLFVIENEELSGPVNFTTPNVKRMKSFGKAIGTALHRPHWFPVPAAMLKLALGEQSVLVLEGQHVLPEKLMNANYEFQFVSIQDAIRDLYKS from the coding sequence ATGAAAATTGCCATTTCAGGTGGGACAGGTATGGTGGGACGTAAATTTAGTGAGCTTTTGTTAGCTACTGGTCATGAAGTGATTATTTTAACACGCGGTGAAAGTCATGAGGCTAGGGGTATTCGATACATACAATGGTTAAAAGATGATGCTAAACCAGAACTCCAATTAGAATCGTTAGATGCGTTTGTCAATTTAGCGGGTGTGTCGTTAAATGATGGACGATGGACAGAAAAGCAAAAAGAAAAAATTTACGCAAGTCGGATGGATTCAACGGATGAAGTATTACGTATATTTCATGCTTTACAACAGAAACCGCGCGTCTTTATTAATGCGAGTGCTGTTGGTATTTATCCTATTTCTGAGACAGCTATTTATACGGAACAATCTCCTGAAAAAGCACATGATTTTTTAGGGACGGTCGTACAACAATGGGAACAACATGCAGTTGAAGCAGAAAAACTTGGCATTCGCACTTGTCTCACACGCTTTGGCGTTATTTTAGCAAAAGATGAAGGTGCCCTACCAATGATGGTATTGCCTTATAAATTAGGTGTTGGTGGTACGATTGGTTCAGGAGCTCAGTGGATAAGTTGGATTCATGTTGACGATGTCGCACGTGCTTTATTATTTGTAATTGAAAATGAAGAACTATCTGGTCCGGTTAATTTTACAACACCAAACGTTAAACGCATGAAAAGTTTCGGTAAAGCGATTGGGACAGCACTTCATCGACCTCACTGGTTCCCCGTTCCAGCTGCTATGTTAAAGCTTGCACTGGGTGAACAAAGTGTTCTCGTATTAGAAGGTCAGCATGTGCTACCTGAAAAATTAATGAATGCAAATTACGAATTTCAATTCGTATCTATTCAAGATGCGATTCGCGACTTATATAAAAGCTGA
- the rlmD gene encoding 23S rRNA (uracil(1939)-C(5))-methyltransferase RlmD, whose product MEVGQKFPLTIKRLGINGEGVGFYKRNVVFVKGAIPGEEVTVKLTKVENKFAEAEILNIRKASEFRQEAPCQVYAECGGCQLQHMTYEAQLINKRDIVVQAFEKYAKDIAATAEIRPTIGMDNPWNYRNKSQFQVRKEGKRVYAGLFAEGTNELLNINDCLVQHPLTSKITVGTRKVLQKLNITIYDGKNLNGLVRTIVVRTGVNSGETQVCLVTTRNELPHKAELIERIKKIDPSIVSITQNVNRDKTSLIFGDETFVLDGKEAIHEKLGEFAFDLSTRAFFQLNPEQTIHLYDEIKKAAALTGKEEVVDAYCGVGTIGMWLADGAREVRGMDNVDEAIADAKYNARNNANLQHVRFFPGSADKWLFRWSKEDYRPDVICVDPPRTGLEPGFIRTVLKIKPKRFVYTSCNPSTLARDLQDLSKAYKVEYIQPVDMFPQTAQIECVVKLTLKK is encoded by the coding sequence ATGGAAGTCGGGCAAAAGTTCCCGTTAACGATAAAGCGCCTTGGGATTAACGGTGAGGGCGTTGGATTTTATAAGCGCAATGTCGTTTTCGTAAAAGGAGCCATTCCTGGAGAAGAAGTAACCGTTAAATTAACAAAAGTAGAGAATAAATTCGCAGAAGCTGAAATTTTAAACATTCGTAAAGCAAGCGAATTTCGTCAAGAGGCACCTTGCCAAGTATATGCAGAATGTGGTGGTTGCCAATTACAACATATGACGTATGAAGCACAGCTCATCAATAAACGTGACATTGTCGTGCAAGCTTTTGAAAAGTATGCAAAAGATATTGCCGCAACTGCTGAAATTCGTCCAACAATAGGCATGGACAATCCTTGGAACTATCGCAACAAATCACAATTCCAAGTACGTAAAGAAGGCAAACGTGTATATGCTGGCCTTTTTGCTGAAGGTACAAATGAATTATTAAACATTAATGACTGCTTAGTGCAGCACCCACTTACATCAAAAATCACAGTGGGTACGCGTAAAGTATTACAAAAATTAAATATTACCATTTATGATGGAAAAAACTTAAACGGCTTAGTACGTACAATTGTCGTTCGTACAGGGGTCAATTCTGGTGAAACACAAGTTTGTCTTGTCACAACACGCAATGAATTACCACATAAAGCTGAATTAATCGAGCGTATTAAAAAAATCGACCCATCTATCGTTTCAATTACACAAAACGTGAACCGTGATAAAACTTCATTAATTTTCGGTGATGAAACATTCGTATTAGATGGTAAAGAAGCGATTCATGAAAAATTAGGCGAGTTTGCATTTGATTTATCAACACGTGCATTCTTCCAATTAAATCCTGAGCAAACGATTCATTTATATGATGAAATTAAAAAAGCTGCCGCGCTTACTGGGAAAGAAGAAGTTGTCGACGCTTATTGTGGTGTTGGGACAATTGGTATGTGGCTAGCTGATGGTGCACGTGAAGTTCGAGGCATGGATAATGTTGATGAGGCAATTGCCGATGCGAAGTATAATGCACGTAATAATGCCAACTTACAACATGTTCGTTTCTTCCCAGGCTCAGCAGATAAATGGTTATTCCGTTGGTCAAAAGAAGATTACCGCCCCGATGTTATTTGCGTAGATCCACCGCGTACTGGCTTAGAGCCTGGTTTCATTAGAACGGTATTAAAAATTAAGCCAAAACGTTTCGTATATACTTCTTGTAACCCATCGACTTTAGCTCGTGACTTACAAGATTTATCAAAAGCATACAAAGTTGAATACATTCAACCTGTAGATATGTTCCCACAAACAGCTCAAATTGAGTGTGTTGTGAAGTTAACGCTTAAAAAATAA
- a CDS encoding SE1561 family protein yields the protein MNPITNKEQQVTYLKERLEIFLQVLDAIDPETTELEDIDRLIQMMDDLEEKMDQFQAREENK from the coding sequence ATGAATCCCATTACAAACAAAGAACAACAAGTGACTTATTTAAAAGAACGCTTAGAAATCTTCCTTCAGGTTTTAGATGCTATCGATCCAGAAACAACTGAACTAGAAGATATCGATCGTTTAATTCAAATGATGGACGATTTAGAAGAAAAAATGGATCAATTCCAAGCTCGCGAAGAAAACAAATAA